The following are from one region of the Eubacterium sp. MSJ-33 genome:
- a CDS encoding MATE family efflux transporter: MNAGKKLRKFIFLNVFAMMGMSCYILADTFFISVANGPLGIAALNLTLPVYGLLFAIGSLIGIGSATRYSLCRMTDNETSKLYFSNALMFAVLIGIGFTLLGYFFPASILKLMGADADILSIGTEYLQIAMLFSPFFIANYAFTAFVRNDNAPNIAMAATLLSSLFNIVFDYVFMFPMHMGMRGAALATGVSPIVSIGICMIHYLSKKNTIVFKWHLPSFKLLASAASLGVVAFVGEIANSITTLVFNFILLALSGNNAVAAYGVIANIALVGTAIFNGVSQGLQPLASTSYGQGDKEDVQKILRQSLVIAGILSIVLVSAVWVFAQRLVGIFNSAQSVDLAKFAVPGLRIYFLGFLVAAVNIVLAGFFSATGQALASSLIAVSRGIIVISLMAFVLSEMFGVTGVWMAFPVTEVVTFGIAMVIQGVSKRKE; encoded by the coding sequence ATGAACGCGGGAAAGAAACTTAGAAAGTTCATATTTTTAAATGTATTTGCGATGATGGGCATGTCGTGTTATATCCTCGCAGATACATTTTTTATCTCCGTGGCAAATGGACCCCTTGGTATTGCGGCATTGAATCTGACACTGCCGGTCTATGGGTTGTTATTTGCCATTGGTTCGTTAATCGGAATTGGTTCTGCAACGCGGTATTCGCTTTGCAGAATGACTGATAATGAGACATCGAAGCTGTATTTCTCGAATGCTTTGATGTTTGCGGTTCTGATCGGAATCGGATTTACTCTGCTTGGATATTTCTTTCCGGCTTCGATCCTGAAACTGATGGGAGCGGATGCGGATATCCTGTCAATCGGAACCGAATATCTGCAGATTGCGATGCTTTTTTCCCCGTTTTTTATTGCGAACTATGCCTTTACTGCGTTTGTAAGAAACGATAATGCACCGAATATTGCGATGGCGGCAACCTTACTTAGCAGTTTGTTCAATATTGTGTTTGATTATGTATTTATGTTTCCGATGCATATGGGAATGCGTGGCGCGGCACTTGCAACCGGTGTATCCCCCATTGTCAGTATCGGTATCTGCATGATCCATTATTTATCGAAGAAAAATACGATTGTGTTCAAATGGCATCTGCCGAGCTTCAAACTGCTTGCTTCCGCAGCAAGCCTTGGTGTAGTGGCGTTTGTAGGTGAGATCGCGAACAGTATCACGACACTTGTGTTTAATTTTATTCTGCTTGCGTTATCCGGAAATAACGCAGTTGCCGCATATGGAGTGATCGCGAATATCGCACTCGTCGGGACGGCGATTTTTAACGGTGTATCACAGGGATTACAGCCGCTTGCGAGTACTTCTTACGGACAGGGAGATAAAGAAGATGTGCAGAAGATTCTGCGGCAGTCACTTGTGATTGCAGGAATCCTGTCGATCGTGCTTGTGTCTGCGGTGTGGGTGTTTGCACAGAGGCTGGTTGGAATTTTCAACAGTGCGCAGTCGGTGGATTTAGCGAAGTTTGCCGTGCCGGGACTCCGGATTTATTTTTTAGGTTTCTTAGTGGCGGCGGTCAATATTGTGCTGGCGGGATTTTTCAGTGCGACCGGACAGGCGCTTGCATCTTCGCTGATTGCGGTATCACGTGGGATTATTGTAATCAGTCTGATGGCATTCGTGTTGTCTGAGATGTTCGGCGTAACCGGTGTCTGGATGGCATTTCCGGTTACAGAGGTCGTGACATTTGGAATTGCGATGGTGATTCAGGGTGTGAGTAAAAGGAAAGAATAG
- a CDS encoding LysR family transcriptional regulator, with protein sequence MTLQQLRYAVTIADMKSMNKAASELFVSQPALSNTIHDLEEELQIEIFLRTNRGIVVTTEGEEFLSYARQMVELQQMMEEKYLGAAEHKRKFSVSMQHYSFAVEAFIKLARNFSLDEYELAVHETKTGEVIENVKNFRSELGILYLNSFNQKALQKVFDANELEFKPLFDCAVYVYLASGHPLAGKKSISFSELEPYPCLSFEQGNKNSFYFAEEVLSNLEYKQTIKADDRATMLNLMTGLNGYTLCSGIICEELNGDGYTAVPFAAEETMTIGYLKRKGIPLSHLGSRYIEILKQYEKNCR encoded by the coding sequence ATGACATTACAACAGCTGCGGTATGCAGTGACAATTGCAGATATGAAATCAATGAACAAGGCAGCAAGTGAGCTATTTGTATCGCAGCCGGCATTATCGAATACAATTCATGATTTAGAGGAAGAATTACAGATAGAGATATTTTTGCGGACGAACCGCGGCATCGTGGTGACGACGGAGGGCGAAGAGTTCTTAAGCTATGCCAGACAGATGGTGGAACTGCAGCAGATGATGGAAGAGAAATACCTTGGTGCCGCAGAACATAAGCGGAAATTTAGTGTATCCATGCAGCATTATTCCTTTGCGGTCGAGGCATTTATTAAGTTGGCGCGGAATTTCTCGCTTGACGAGTATGAGCTTGCTGTCCATGAAACGAAGACGGGAGAGGTCATTGAAAATGTCAAGAACTTCCGGAGTGAACTTGGCATCCTGTATTTGAATAGTTTTAACCAGAAAGCGTTGCAGAAGGTATTCGATGCAAATGAACTGGAATTTAAACCGTTGTTTGATTGTGCGGTCTATGTGTATCTGGCAAGTGGTCATCCGCTTGCAGGGAAGAAATCTATTTCTTTCTCAGAATTGGAGCCATATCCGTGTCTGTCGTTTGAACAGGGAAATAAGAATTCTTTTTATTTCGCAGAAGAGGTATTAAGTAACCTCGAATACAAGCAGACGATCAAGGCGGACGACCGTGCAACGATGTTAAATCTGATGACCGGGTTAAATGGTTATACACTTTGTTCCGGTATTATCTGTGAGGAATTAAACGGAGATGGTTATACGGCAGTGCCGTTTGCAGCCGAAGAGACAATGACAATCGGATATCTGAAACGGAAGGGAATCCCGCTCAGTCATCTTGGAAGCCGATATATTGAGATCTTGAAGCAGTATGAGAAAAACTGCAGATGA
- the nifS gene encoding cysteine desulfurase NifS yields the protein MSELIYLDNAATTKVAPEVYEAMNPYFEEYYGNAASVYRFAGESKKAVEDARKEVADFLGAKPNEIYFTGGGSESDNWALKGLAFSLRNKGKHIITSAIEHHAILHTCEYLEKLGYEITYVGVDENGILKLDELEQAIREDTILISVMFANNEIGSIQPIKEIGEIAKKHKVLFHTDAVQAYGHVPINVDEYHIDLLSASGHKINGPKGIGILYVRNGVKIESFVHGGAQERGKRAGTHNTPGIVGFGRATALAKEKMEARTKKEVELRDYLIKRVLDEVPYTKLNGDKVKRLPNNVNFSFQFIEGESLLIMLDQKGICASSGSACTSGSLDPSHVLLAIGLPHEIAHGSLRLTLSDETTKEEIDYTVEAIKTVVERLRSMSPLYEDFVKKNKQ from the coding sequence ATGAGTGAGTTGATTTATTTAGATAATGCGGCGACAACGAAAGTTGCACCGGAAGTATATGAGGCAATGAATCCATATTTCGAAGAGTACTATGGAAATGCAGCAAGTGTATACCGCTTTGCAGGTGAGAGCAAAAAAGCGGTGGAAGATGCCAGAAAGGAAGTTGCAGATTTCCTTGGTGCTAAGCCAAATGAGATTTATTTTACAGGCGGCGGAAGCGAGTCTGATAACTGGGCATTGAAGGGACTGGCATTTTCACTGCGCAACAAGGGAAAGCATATTATTACATCTGCGATTGAGCATCATGCAATCCTGCATACATGCGAGTATCTTGAGAAGCTTGGCTACGAGATTACCTATGTCGGTGTGGATGAGAATGGTATCCTGAAGCTTGATGAGCTGGAGCAGGCAATCCGTGAGGATACAATCCTGATTTCTGTTATGTTTGCAAATAACGAGATCGGAAGCATTCAGCCGATTAAGGAGATTGGTGAGATTGCGAAGAAGCATAAGGTGTTGTTCCATACGGATGCTGTACAGGCATACGGACATGTGCCGATCAATGTTGATGAATATCATATCGACCTTTTGTCAGCCAGCGGTCATAAGATCAACGGACCGAAGGGAATCGGTATTTTATATGTAAGAAACGGTGTGAAGATCGAGTCATTCGTTCATGGTGGTGCACAGGAGCGTGGGAAGCGTGCCGGTACACACAATACACCGGGTATCGTAGGCTTTGGGCGTGCAACAGCACTTGCAAAAGAGAAGATGGAAGCACGTACAAAGAAGGAAGTCGAGCTGCGTGATTATCTGATCAAGCGTGTCTTAGACGAGGTTCCATATACGAAGTTAAACGGCGACAAGGTAAAACGTCTGCCGAACAACGTGAACTTCAGTTTCCAGTTCATCGAAGGGGAGTCACTTCTGATTATGCTTGACCAGAAGGGCATCTGTGCATCCAGTGGTTCTGCATGTACATCCGGATCACTCGATCCATCGCATGTATTGCTTGCCATTGGTCTGCCACATGAGATTGCACACGGATCACTTCGTCTGACATTATCCGATGAGACAACAAAGGAAGAAATCGACTATACAGTGGAGGCAATCAAGACAGTTGTAGAGCGTCTACGCAGTATGTCACCGCTTTATGAAGACTTCGTGAAGAAGAACAAGCAGTAA
- the nifU gene encoding Fe-S cluster assembly scaffold protein NifU encodes MSQIIDYSEEVMEHFTNPRNVGEIENASGVGTVGNAKCGDIMRIYLDVDDNQIIRDCKFKTFGCGAAVATSSMATEMIKGKSIQEALKLTNKAVMEALGGLPPVKVHCSLLAEEAVHAALWDYAQKHNITIEGLKPPVNDIDETEAFYEMPGAND; translated from the coding sequence ATGAGTCAGATTATAGATTACAGTGAAGAGGTTATGGAACACTTCACAAACCCAAGAAACGTAGGAGAAATCGAGAATGCCAGTGGTGTCGGTACAGTCGGAAATGCAAAGTGCGGCGATATCATGCGTATTTATCTTGATGTCGATGACAACCAGATCATTCGTGACTGCAAGTTCAAGACATTTGGCTGTGGCGCGGCAGTTGCAACAAGCAGTATGGCAACGGAGATGATCAAGGGCAAATCTATTCAGGAAGCACTGAAGCTTACGAACAAGGCGGTTATGGAAGCACTTGGCGGACTGCCGCCGGTTAAGGTACATTGTTCTCTGCTCGCAGAGGAAGCGGTTCACGCAGCGCTCTGGGATTATGCACAGAAGCATAATATCACGATTGAAGGCCTGAAGCCACCAGTCAATGATATTGATGAGACCGAAGCGTTTTATGAGATGCCGGGTGCAAATGATTAG
- a CDS encoding HD domain-containing protein, whose product MIYTSMTIKAMKLAYKAHEGQVDRSGVPYIFHPIHLAEQMDEEISCTVALLHDVVEDTEVTLAQLEQEFPPTVTEAVRLLTHDKSIDYYDYVRNLKPNVIAKKVKLADLAHNSDEIRSKAAGCSEKQILHWREKYSRAKEILLSE is encoded by the coding sequence GTGATTTATACAAGTATGACAATCAAAGCAATGAAGCTTGCTTACAAAGCACACGAAGGTCAGGTGGATAGAAGCGGTGTGCCGTATATCTTTCATCCGATTCATCTGGCAGAACAGATGGATGAGGAGATAAGCTGCACGGTGGCGCTTCTTCATGATGTCGTGGAAGATACGGAAGTCACACTTGCACAGTTAGAACAGGAATTTCCACCGACTGTAACAGAAGCTGTGCGTCTTCTGACACACGACAAATCCATCGATTATTATGATTATGTCCGGAATTTGAAACCGAATGTGATAGCAAAGAAAGTAAAACTCGCAGATCTCGCGCATAATTCCGATGAGATCCGCTCGAAAGCGGCCGGCTGTTCCGAAAAGCAGATTCTGCATTGGAGAGAAAAGTACAGCCGGGCAAAAGAAATTTTGTTATCTGAGTAA
- a CDS encoding LacI family DNA-binding transcriptional regulator — MATIRDIAKEAGVSAGAVSRILNNDATLSVAPETREHVLAIARKLNYTKSSRTKAMAKNTFTMGIVLWYTAEQELKDSYYLRVRQGVEDFCMKNAIRVVRIFPNEPDGLKQLASVNGLICLGKFSKKEIDTFLDICSNIVFLDMVVDEYNITSLTLDFERAVYDVMDYLTGLGHTKIALLVGCEYVGDGERLVDARTVAYKKYMEHREMDAVTYVREGSFTAQSGYDMMMDLLDSSDLPTAVFAANDAIALGAMKAIKERGYEIPRDISIVGFNDEESSTFITPPLTTIHAPSYDMGQHGANLVYVASNLSIKTPLKAKIPCPLVIRESCTQVKENH, encoded by the coding sequence ATGGCTACCATTCGTGATATTGCAAAAGAAGCTGGTGTATCGGCAGGCGCCGTATCCAGAATTTTAAATAATGATGCTACCTTAAGTGTTGCTCCGGAAACGCGGGAACATGTGCTTGCGATTGCCAGGAAATTGAACTATACCAAATCCTCCCGCACAAAAGCGATGGCAAAAAATACATTTACAATGGGAATTGTACTCTGGTATACGGCGGAACAGGAATTAAAGGACAGCTACTATCTCCGTGTCAGACAGGGTGTGGAAGATTTTTGTATGAAAAATGCCATCCGCGTCGTACGTATTTTTCCAAATGAGCCGGATGGTCTTAAGCAGCTTGCCTCGGTGAATGGATTAATCTGTCTCGGAAAGTTCTCTAAAAAAGAAATTGATACATTTCTTGACATCTGCAGCAATATTGTATTTTTGGATATGGTTGTCGATGAATATAACATTACATCCCTGACGCTTGATTTTGAACGTGCCGTCTATGACGTCATGGACTATCTGACCGGACTTGGTCATACGAAGATTGCCTTGCTTGTCGGATGTGAATATGTAGGAGATGGGGAACGTCTTGTTGACGCAAGAACTGTTGCTTATAAGAAATACATGGAACATAGGGAAATGGATGCCGTGACGTATGTGCGGGAAGGCAGCTTCACCGCGCAGTCCGGTTATGATATGATGATGGATCTTCTCGACAGCAGCGACCTGCCAACAGCTGTATTTGCAGCAAACGATGCGATTGCATTAGGTGCCATGAAAGCAATCAAAGAAAGGGGATATGAAATTCCACGGGATATCTCCATCGTCGGATTCAACGATGAAGAGTCCAGTACATTCATAACCCCTCCACTTACAACCATCCATGCCCCATCCTATGATATGGGACAACATGGTGCGAATCTTGTCTATGTTGCATCGAACTTAAGCATCAAGACACCATTAAAAGCTAAGATTCCATGTCCTCTTGTCATCCGGGAATCCTGCACCCAGGTCAAAGAGAACCACTGA
- a CDS encoding galactokinase: MIQTTELKKNLQAGAYDDVLLDIYVDADVLPYQKDRYVAAIETYEKLYGTDAVEIYSAPGRSEVGGNHTDHQHGEVLATSINLDAIAIVKKLPDMQIRLVSDGYDEIVIDGNDLSLKEEEKETTTALIKGVLAGAKERGYAVGGFQAYITSDVLIGAGLSSSAAFETVIGTIVSYLYNDGAIDAVTIAIIGQYAENVYFGKPCGLMDQMACSVGNLVHIDFEDVKNPKVEKVEFDMNAYGYSLCITDTKGSHADLTADYAAIPTEMKAVASYFGKEVLLGLTIEDILSHAQELREKLGDRAVLRALHFLCEDVRVEEEVDALKAGDIDAFLQKVKESGDSSFKYLQNVYTSHDVMHQNVSLALAVSEISLADGAGVARVHGGGFAGTIQAFVKNDAVSGYRAAMDRLFGADSCKVLKIRKYGGMKVLA; this comes from the coding sequence ATGATACAGACAACAGAATTAAAGAAAAATCTACAGGCAGGTGCATATGATGATGTATTGCTTGATATCTATGTGGATGCAGATGTGCTTCCATATCAGAAGGATCGTTATGTAGCAGCGATTGAAACATACGAGAAGTTATATGGAACAGATGCAGTGGAAATCTACAGTGCACCGGGCAGAAGTGAGGTTGGAGGAAACCACACCGATCATCAGCATGGTGAGGTACTTGCGACATCCATCAACTTAGATGCAATCGCAATCGTGAAAAAGCTTCCGGATATGCAGATCCGTCTTGTATCGGATGGCTATGATGAGATTGTAATTGATGGAAATGATCTTTCTTTGAAGGAAGAGGAGAAGGAAACGACAACCGCTCTGATTAAGGGTGTGCTTGCGGGAGCGAAGGAACGCGGCTACGCAGTTGGTGGATTCCAGGCATATATCACAAGTGATGTCTTGATCGGGGCAGGACTTTCTTCTTCAGCGGCCTTCGAGACAGTGATTGGAACAATTGTTTCTTATCTGTATAATGATGGTGCGATTGATGCAGTCACAATTGCAATTATCGGACAGTATGCAGAGAATGTGTATTTCGGAAAGCCTTGCGGACTGATGGATCAGATGGCATGTTCGGTAGGAAATCTTGTACACATTGATTTTGAAGATGTGAAAAATCCGAAGGTAGAAAAAGTAGAGTTCGATATGAATGCATACGGATACAGCCTTTGTATCACAGATACGAAGGGTTCCCATGCAGACTTGACTGCCGATTATGCAGCTATTCCAACGGAGATGAAAGCAGTTGCATCGTATTTTGGCAAGGAAGTTCTGCTTGGACTTACGATCGAGGATATCTTAAGTCACGCACAGGAGCTACGCGAGAAGCTTGGGGATCGTGCGGTACTTCGTGCCCTGCATTTCTTGTGCGAGGATGTGCGTGTAGAAGAGGAAGTAGATGCGTTAAAGGCAGGTGATATCGATGCGTTCTTGCAGAAGGTAAAGGAATCCGGTGATTCTTCGTTCAAATATCTGCAGAATGTCTACACAAGCCATGATGTGATGCATCAGAATGTGTCACTCGCACTGGCGGTCAGTGAGATTTCGCTTGCAGATGGGGCTGGCGTTGCCCGTGTGCATGGCGGTGGATTCGCAGGTACGATTCAGGCTTTTGTAAAAAATGATGCTGTGTCCGGATATCGTGCAGCGATGGACCGGTTATTCGGTGCAGATTCCTGCAAGGTGCTGAAGATCCGCAAGTATGGCGGTATGAAGGTGCTGGCGTAA
- the galT gene encoding UDP-glucose--hexose-1-phosphate uridylyltransferase has product MITDLIRELVIYGKNNGLICEADEVYATNRLLELFDVMEYEENPEITESRAVCEILEDMMVYAHENGIMKEDTITAKDLFDTKIMGCITPPPSVVRAEFAKRYAESPKEATDYYYQFSQATNYIRKDRIAKDEKWVTDTEYGPIDITINLSKPEKDPRDIAKAGQAKKSGYPACLLCKENEGYAGHFSHPARQNHRVIPIKLDGQNYYLQYSPYVYYNEHCIIFNEQHIPMKIDYAVFRKLLDFVRQYPHYMAGSNADLPIVGGSILSHDHFQGGGYVFAMAKADYERKFVIPGFESVTAGIVKWPMSVIRLQGDDMEEMAKAADHILTSWRAYTDADAFIFSETDGVPHNTITPIARMHGDKLELDLVLRNNITTDECPWGVYHPSADLHHIKKENIGLIEVMGLAVLPARLKGEMAELSKAILAGEDIRKNAQIEKHADWVDAWIDKYDITAENITEILHNEISKVFVKVLECAGVYKRTEEGQAAFMRFVDFL; this is encoded by the coding sequence ATGATTACAGATTTGATTCGTGAATTAGTGATATATGGTAAAAACAATGGTCTGATCTGCGAGGCAGATGAGGTGTATGCGACGAACCGTCTGCTGGAGTTGTTCGATGTAATGGAGTACGAGGAGAATCCGGAGATTACAGAGTCAAGAGCTGTCTGTGAGATTCTTGAGGATATGATGGTGTATGCGCATGAAAATGGCATTATGAAAGAAGATACCATAACAGCAAAGGATTTGTTCGATACGAAGATTATGGGCTGTATTACGCCACCGCCAAGTGTAGTACGGGCAGAATTTGCGAAGCGTTATGCGGAGAGCCCGAAGGAAGCAACCGATTATTATTATCAGTTCAGTCAGGCTACGAATTATATCCGGAAAGACCGTATCGCAAAGGATGAGAAATGGGTGACAGACACCGAATATGGTCCGATCGACATCACAATCAATTTGTCCAAGCCGGAGAAAGATCCACGCGATATCGCGAAGGCCGGACAGGCGAAGAAATCAGGATATCCGGCTTGCCTGCTCTGCAAGGAGAATGAAGGCTACGCAGGACATTTCTCACACCCGGCAAGACAGAATCACCGTGTAATCCCGATCAAGCTGGATGGACAGAACTATTATTTGCAGTATTCGCCTTACGTATATTACAACGAGCATTGCATTATCTTCAATGAGCAGCATATCCCAATGAAGATTGATTATGCGGTGTTCCGTAAGCTTCTGGATTTTGTCAGACAGTATCCACACTATATGGCTGGTTCCAATGCAGATCTTCCGATCGTTGGAGGTTCTATCTTAAGCCATGATCATTTTCAGGGTGGTGGCTATGTGTTTGCTATGGCAAAGGCAGATTATGAGCGCAAGTTTGTGATTCCGGGATTTGAGAGTGTCACAGCAGGTATCGTGAAATGGCCAATGTCGGTCATCCGCTTACAGGGCGATGATATGGAAGAGATGGCGAAAGCAGCTGACCATATTCTCACAAGCTGGCGGGCATACACGGATGCGGATGCATTTATCTTCAGTGAGACGGACGGTGTTCCCCATAATACAATCACACCGATTGCGCGGATGCACGGGGATAAGCTTGAATTGGACCTTGTGCTTCGGAATAATATCACAACCGATGAATGTCCGTGGGGCGTCTATCATCCATCGGCAGACCTGCATCATATCAAGAAGGAGAATATCGGTCTAATCGAGGTTATGGGACTTGCGGTACTTCCGGCACGTTTGAAAGGCGAGATGGCAGAATTATCCAAGGCTATTTTAGCAGGAGAGGATATCCGCAAGAATGCACAGATTGAGAAGCATGCAGACTGGGTGGATGCATGGATTGATAAGTATGATATTACTGCGGAGAATATCACAGAAATCCTGCACAACGAAATCAGCAAAGTGTTCGTAAAAGTACTTGAATGTGCGGGCGTGTATAAGCGGACAGAAGAGGGACAGGCTGCATTTATGCGGTTTGTGGATTTTTTGTAG
- a CDS encoding LTA synthase family protein: protein MSEKIIKNQEETKEETKTESEEIVKKEETKTGSEEIVKKEETKTGSEQIVKNEGKEVPEKVDANPSFWSKVKYFLRYSIQTWIVRCFLIAFGLELLMEILGRRSLVLGVKFMVSSPIVFLYNTSIIFFTLLFALFLRKRVFGIVLISIVWLICGFANFVVLGYRITPFAAIDLLMVKDVISMLDVYFSKVQQVLLVVAAVAVIAGIVILFRKSPKFEGKKHVMRTMVVCIVMWIGIMLFTNFNVSHNIISDDFANLGMAYQDYGFAYCFTNSIIDNGISKPDDYDETTMLHLRNKLNSEELEADTSKKKTPNIICVQLESFFDPKVVKGLTLSEDPVPNFTRLKEKFPSGYLTMPALGAGTANSEFEVLTGIRSAYFGAGEYPYKTTVNKKPIEGMCSLLEKEGYHTFAMHNNKSSFYDRKDVYNEMGFERFISLEYMYNVEKTSTGWAKDEILVNNIKNCLRSTEGQDFVFTISVQGHGKYPEELGACDEKIKVSYPQDPVKENQLTYYVNQLHEMDQMIHDLIDALDSIGEDYILLLYGDHLPTITFDDDQLPHSQFQTEYILVNNMNLDIPDEDIRASEVSTKIFKALNLNMGYVQRAHCLYQDNEEELDHAVTLLAYDMLFGDDYVYDGQSPVPEVGEKPMIMGLEEIGISRVSNEGDHVVVRGRNFNEYSKVYDGEDELDTLYVDRNTLMVQGKILSDGALITVKQVDNSGHVLSSSSDYTFH, encoded by the coding sequence ATGTCTGAGAAGATAATAAAGAATCAGGAAGAAACAAAAGAAGAAACAAAGACTGAATCCGAAGAGATTGTAAAAAAAGAAGAAACGAAGACCGGGTCTGAAGAAATCGTAAAAAAAGAAGAAACGAAAACCGGGTCTGAACAGATTGTCAAGAATGAAGGAAAAGAAGTACCTGAGAAAGTGGATGCAAATCCATCGTTCTGGTCAAAGGTAAAGTATTTTTTGAGGTATTCGATTCAGACATGGATTGTACGGTGTTTTCTGATTGCATTTGGTCTGGAGCTTCTCATGGAGATATTGGGAAGGCGGTCGCTTGTACTTGGTGTGAAGTTTATGGTGTCTTCGCCAATCGTATTTTTATATAATACCTCCATTATATTCTTTACTTTATTGTTTGCGTTGTTCTTAAGAAAGCGGGTATTCGGTATCGTGCTGATCAGTATTGTCTGGCTGATCTGCGGTTTTGCAAACTTTGTGGTACTTGGCTATCGTATCACACCATTTGCGGCGATTGACCTTCTGATGGTGAAGGACGTGATATCCATGCTGGACGTATATTTCTCTAAGGTACAGCAGGTGCTTTTGGTCGTGGCAGCGGTGGCGGTGATCGCCGGAATCGTGATTTTGTTCCGGAAATCTCCGAAGTTTGAGGGGAAAAAGCATGTCATGCGGACGATGGTTGTTTGTATTGTTATGTGGATAGGCATTATGCTCTTTACGAACTTTAATGTGAGCCATAACATCATCTCGGACGATTTTGCAAATCTCGGTATGGCATATCAGGATTATGGATTTGCTTATTGCTTCACGAACAGTATTATTGACAATGGTATTTCAAAGCCGGATGATTACGATGAAACGACGATGCTCCATTTGCGGAATAAGCTGAACAGTGAGGAACTGGAAGCAGATACATCGAAGAAAAAGACACCCAATATTATCTGTGTACAGTTAGAATCGTTCTTTGATCCTAAGGTTGTGAAGGGATTGACGCTCTCGGAAGATCCTGTTCCGAATTTTACAAGATTGAAAGAAAAATTCCCGTCCGGATATCTGACGATGCCTGCACTCGGTGCAGGTACCGCAAATTCGGAATTCGAGGTTTTGACAGGCATCCGATCGGCGTATTTTGGAGCAGGAGAGTATCCATACAAGACGACGGTGAATAAAAAACCGATTGAAGGCATGTGCAGCCTGCTTGAGAAGGAAGGCTATCATACTTTCGCCATGCATAACAACAAGTCCTCGTTCTATGACCGGAAGGATGTTTATAATGAGATGGGGTTTGAGCGCTTTATCTCGCTTGAATATATGTACAATGTAGAGAAGACTTCAACCGGTTGGGCGAAGGACGAAATATTGGTCAACAATATTAAAAACTGTCTGCGGAGTACGGAAGGTCAGGATTTTGTATTTACAATCAGCGTGCAGGGACATGGAAAATATCCGGAGGAGTTAGGTGCCTGTGATGAGAAAATCAAAGTCAGCTATCCACAGGATCCAGTGAAGGAAAATCAGCTCACGTATTATGTAAATCAGTTACATGAAATGGATCAGATGATTCATGATTTGATTGATGCACTTGATAGTATAGGAGAAGATTATATTCTGCTTTTATATGGAGATCATCTGCCAACGATCACATTTGATGATGATCAGTTACCGCACAGCCAGTTTCAGACAGAATATATTCTGGTCAATAATATGAATCTGGATATCCCGGATGAAGATATCCGGGCGAGCGAGGTATCGACAAAAATATTTAAAGCATTGAATCTGAATATGGGATATGTGCAGCGGGCACACTGCTTGTATCAGGATAACGAAGAAGAACTTGACCATGCGGTGACATTGCTGGCATATGATATGCTGTTTGGAGATGATTATGTCTATGATGGTCAGTCGCCGGTTCCGGAAGTTGGGGAAAAACCGATGATTATGGGACTGGAGGAGATTGGAATCAGCCGGGTATCAAATGAAGGTGATCATGTCGTAGTCCGTGGTAGAAACTTCAACGAATATTCCAAGGTGTATGATGGAGAGGATGAATTAGACACGCTTTATGTTGACCGCAATACATTGATGGTACAGGGAAAGATATTAAGTGATGGTGCCTTGATTACGGTCAAACAAGTGGATAACTCCGGACATGTGTTAAGCTCGTCTTCGGACTATACATTTCACTGA
- a CDS encoding chemotaxis protein CheX, translating to MVPAIDVKHINPFLQSSISIVESVTQVKMTVGKPEMTDFHLHDKYYAIQVGVVGEMKGQVILAIRENNAKDIASRMMFGMPVNELDEMASSALNELGNMIMGNTATIFSTLGIIIDITPPLAVYGNDLQLKSDIDGIKVPLMYGGEEYIGLYICVYEDK from the coding sequence ATGGTACCTGCAATTGATGTAAAGCACATTAACCCTTTTTTGCAGTCGAGTATTTCTATTGTAGAAAGTGTTACTCAGGTGAAGATGACAGTCGGCAAGCCTGAGATGACAGATTTTCATTTACATGACAAATATTATGCAATTCAGGTCGGCGTAGTGGGAGAAATGAAAGGTCAGGTAATTCTGGCAATCCGGGAGAACAATGCAAAGGATATTGCATCCCGTATGATGTTCGGAATGCCGGTCAATGAGTTGGATGAGATGGCATCCTCCGCATTAAATGAACTGGGGAATATGATTATGGGGAACACGGCAACGATTTTTTCCACACTTGGAATTATCATCGATATTACGCCGCCGCTTGCTGTATATGGCAATGACTTACAGTTGAAGTCGGATATAGATGGAATTAAAGTACCTTTGATGTATGGCGGGGAAGAATACATCGGACTTTACATCTGCGTTTACGAGGATAAGTAA